The following coding sequences lie in one Serinus canaria isolate serCan28SL12 chromosome 12, serCan2020, whole genome shotgun sequence genomic window:
- the LOC115485187 gene encoding LOW QUALITY PROTEIN: PHD finger protein 7-like (The sequence of the model RefSeq protein was modified relative to this genomic sequence to represent the inferred CDS: inserted 2 bases in 1 codon) gives MGDSKQEGPEAIEPACMLCRRVEADPDVCGDKLQKDGVCAHVFCMVSGSRPSLHHCNGQLLPPCPHQLLLLAAVFRQSAVSPREHPRRTHGLSPSRHPNCSPEGGTEGGSVGCDPAAATSCALPGAEELPGEAPRLLLLLMGLLGSFQLCCVCGQRGATIMCSVPECDRWFHLPCAREGGCINVYVTPFRSFCPEHRPEQAVEATPEPGTDCPICMEPVEDRKTFTTLVCPTCTRAWFHRDCIQVGGLXPQPQGTAGAQRSSSSSSSWSRASLTLLVFALQGLAMRAGALFFQCPLCRDSGEFIVEMFILGIRIPFRQATWEDNNAFADLGERHSQCNAVECLYPGGREEAEEEGPWELLLCSSCAAEGTHRRCRAWQRASGGAADTALAWPGLGLGEP, from the exons ATGGGTGACAGCAAGCAGGAGGGCCCTGAGGCTATTGAGCCAG cctgcaTGCTGTGTCGCCGCGTGGAGGCTGACCCGGATGTATGCGGTGACAAACTGCAGAAGGATGGGGTCTGTGCCCACGTGTTCTGCATGGTGAGTGGCTCCAGGCCCTCCCTCCACCATTGCAATGGGCAGTTGCTGCCACCCTGTCCTCATCAGCTCCTCCTCTTGGCTGCAGTTTTTCGCCAGTCTGCTGTTTCACCAAGAGAACATCCGCGTCGGACTCATGGGCTTTCTCCCTCGAGACATCCTAATTGCAGTCCAGAGGGCGGCACAGAAG GCGGCTCTGTGGGCTGCGACCCGGCAGCGGCCACATCCTGCGCCCTGCCCGGAGCcgaggagctgccaggggaggccccgaggctgctgctgctgctgatggggCTGCTTGgctctttccagctctgctgcgTCTGCGGCCAGAGAGGAGCAACCATCATGTGCTCTGTGCCGGAGTGTGACAGATGGTTCCACCTGCCTTGTGCCAGGGAGGGTGGCTGTATCAATGTCTACGTTACTCCATTCAG GTCCTTCTGTCCTGAGCACCGTCCAGAGCAGGCCGTGGAGGCGACTCCTGAGCCGGGCACCGATTGCCCCATCTGCATGGAGCCTGTGGAGGATAGGAAGACCTTCACAACCCTGGTGTGCCCAACGTGCACAAGGGCCTGGTTCCACAGGGACTGCATCCAGGTTGGAGgcct ccctcagccccagggcacagcaggtgctcagcgcagcagcagcagcagcagcagctggagcagggcctcACTCACCCTGCTTGTGTTTGCCCTGCAGGGACTGGCCATGCGTGCTGgtgctttatttttccagtgccccctgtgcagggacagtggggaaTTCATTGTCGAAATGTTCATCTTGGGGATCCGAATCCCCTTCAG GCAGGCAACATGGGAGGACAACAATGCCTTCGCAGATCTAGGAGAGAGGCACAGCCAGTGCAATGCTGTGGAATGCCTTTACcctggaggcagggaggaggcagaggaagaggg GCCCTGGGAATTGCTCCtttgctcctcctgtgctgccgAGGGCACCCACAGGCGCT GTCGGGCTTGGCAGAGGGCTTCTGGAGGGGCTGCGGACACTGctctggcctggcctggcctaGGCCTGGGGGAGCCTTGA